In Solea senegalensis isolate Sse05_10M linkage group LG6, IFAPA_SoseM_1, whole genome shotgun sequence, one genomic interval encodes:
- the LOC122770595 gene encoding calmodulin-regulated spectrin-associated protein 3-like isoform X3, protein MVDSPSAMKKTFSVPEIKPLDQYDFNRAKIRASVRWLLSKSYASAENIPVELREPLYKDQYEQEHLKPAVSKLLLTPEIYCRASQGSPADTSALLQYLIRKGFTPKVQDVDVTEEDLCSVPLKLKCHLALIDSMMSLAAKETVGQVKMALEAEQMGVGAPWENALLFWVNMLNQKLRESTEEDEPLKSQSCTDLQPAQETCQSNRWYWKLVPIRYRKDKVQSKLTPTFPLVSAVKDLSNGCAVAAVLHFYCPSLLPLEDVCLKDTMSVADSVYNLQLIKEFCETNLQNSCSLAVEDLLYAPPVLHLNIMNFIAELLDWFEVKKPDFVQPIQPIDLIDVSRFLDCTSPVSGNSNSGSPSFIFKHPFVPISSPVSPENKSWTKKQISRPLSAVTFSIPFGLDSDVDIVMGNPIDSVFHSVSTDNLTTGIPAMTRVPYSPPEDLSHLVSASAPMQRSSWGPYAQTAPLGELPTIEEALQVVHTPNSKGVKKVRIPEKGGGVFGGRPEPRLRPEGAPAGFFLHCPEEDNPQLSSSAPSRSGILYRPVGGGVGGTEKQGRAERRERSGRSSDMSRDDDSVLRDGSVDSSEASDDTPRNAPGNIRPSSGHQGNHSTSNSPRMTSFAERRDNRRRHPAAPGEESTSTPTQGTPGTPGTPGTPHTPSTPAGAPGHQDSTGPRCPEPGSEAWELGARLEEKRKSIEAQKRRIEAIFAKHRQRLGKNAFLQLKREQGEGGGQAAEEDSLTLEERLTQMEEQLKQEEEKEKKEEEKDGDKEKENPSVSNPPRLEKQVTFSIDSKKGTEKEKAGEAVFVEYNEVVNKLSEALQSLQKDMQKLTDQQQQLMSNQRPRNNHKTTPKSTLRSNIQTPPKTPPHTPTKTPPRTPTKTPTRSTSKGWVIPTNPNVPTASSPSRRSNIHSLSTSPKTAISSSCPAPRTKIHSSTPRSPKHHQRLQNQRPHPRPSELKFPPLNRVLAPTQTVDTLPHLRRVSPSKCQVQTSSSFRIGGPQTPQASPQPAQQLQPDESTSETGSSETPTQFSLELEQEQEDVEAVGALPAPSQTRQGHPRAACGSSSGAPSECSFESETLSLSAAYSTGGEGGRDGGAGNRCSLIEVSLSSLGGPEGGSDEPTDEGHEFSSDSMSDHTESAAEPVRRLTPEPLDPIEQLNLGAEVTDSPEEKTESKDDARQTQMLEPSAEQNEQETKGGIGFFFKDEELYHEGEMAQRKALLLERQQRRTEEMKKRRQWLEQERENRPTSSDKRVASPSNTPPAGTTSPSPTPPATPGGRWGDFTRGEYALRHQLKIMDDLDKMMRQKSSNQGRSSAKKTRSRPRSMTREETKLSLSPAKGTTGSKLNKVYSHSSLTLAATDEPGNVGSDHTKKPQSSRHDSPSRCVTPSKLANQSGENDGESGSNGASPALEYTGPKLFKEPSFKSNKFIINNALSRCCLAGKVNETQKNKIVEEIEKSPANHFLILFRDSSCQFRGVYTMNPDSQELVRLAGVGPRTIGSTQVESIYKYSSDRKQFSAIPSKTMGMSVDAFTIPGHLWHGGGGAAGGGSRRASITKKAVITK, encoded by the exons ATGGTGGACTCTCCCAGCGCGATGAAGAAGACCTTCTCGGTGCCGGAGATCAAACCTTTGGACCAGTACGACTTTAACCGGGCCAAGATCCGCGCCAGTGTCCGGTGGCTGCTGTCGAAGTCTTACGCCTCTGCAG AAAACATTCCTGTGGAGTTGCGGGAGCCACTTTACAAGGACCAGTATGAACAAGAGCACCTTAAGCCGGCTGTCTCCAAGCTGCTTCTCACCCCGGAGATCTACTGCCGAGCGTCGCAGGGGTCACCTGCCGACACCTCCGCCCTCCTGCAGTACCTCATTAGAAAAGGTTTCACTCCAAAGGTCCAGGATGTCGATGTCACAGAGGAAGATCTCTGCAGTGTTCCCCTCAAGTTG AAATGCCACCTTGCTCTGATTGACTCTATGATGTCACTGGCTGCCAAAGAGACAGTCGGTCAGGTGAAGATGGCGCTGGAGGCGGAGCAGATGGGCGTCGGGGCTCCGTGGGAGAACGCTCTGCTGTTCTGGGTCAACATG CTAAACCAGAAGCTGAGAGAAAGCACAGAGGAAGACGAGCCTCTCAAGTCACAGTCGTGTACAGATCTGCAGCCTGCTCAGGAAacg TGTCAGTCCAACCGCTGGTACTGGAAACTAGTCCCC ATCCGTTATAGGAAAGATAAAGTGCAGTCGAAGCTGACGCCTACTTTCCCCCTGGTTTCTGCGGTCAAAGATCTGTCTAATGGCTGCGCTGTAGCTGCTGTGTTGCACTTTTACTGCCCGAGCTTGCTGCCTCTAGAGG ATGTTTGTCTGAAGGACACCATGTCGGTGGCCGACAGTGTTTACAACCTGCAGCTGATCAAAGAGTTCTGTGAGACCAATTTACAGAACTCATGCTCCCTCGCTGTGGAGGACCTGCTCTACGCTCCACCAGTTCTTCAC cTGAACATCATGAACTTCATAGCAGAGCTGCTGGACTGGTTTGAGGTCAAGAAGCCTGATTTTGTCCAGCCCATACAACCCATCGACCTCATAG ATGTCTCAAGGTTCCTGGACTGCACAAGTCCTGTCAGTGGGAACAGTAACAG TGGTTCTCCGTCTTTTATCTTCAAACATCCCTTTGTGCCAATCTCATCACCAGTGTCACCGG AGAACAAAAGTTggacaaagaaacaaatcag TCGTCCTCTGTCAGCAGTGACTTTCAGCATCCCATTTGGCCTCGACAGTGATGTTGACATTGTCATGGGAAATCCAATAGATTCTGTCTTTCACTCTGTCAGCACTGACAACCTAACCACCGGCATCCCTGCAATGACTCGTGTCCCATACAGCCCTCCAGAGGACCTCAGCCACCTGGTCAGTGCATCAGCCCCAATGCAGAGGTCTTCCTGGGGACCTTATGCACAAACGGCACCACTAGGAGAGCTGCCAACTATTGAGGAGGCACTACAGGTGGTGCACACTCCCAACAGCAAAGGCGTGAAGAAGGTAAGGATACCAGAAAAAGGTGGAGGGGTGTTTGGAGGAAGGCCGGAGCCCAGGTTACGTCCTGAGGGAGCCCCTGCTGGTTTCTTCCTGCACTGCCCGGAGGAAGATAATCCTCAGCTCAGTAGCTCTGCTCCCAGTCGCTCTGGAATTCTCTACCGGCCTGTTGGAGGAGGGGTGGGTGGTACAGAAAAGCAAGGAAGGGCAGAGAGGAGGGAGCGATCAGGGCGGAGCTCTGATATGTCACGTGATGATGACTCTGTTCTAAGAGATGGCAGTGTTGACTCCTCTGAAGCATCGGATGATACCCCCAGAAATGCCCCGGGTAATATACGACCTAGTAGTGGTCACCAAGGAAACCACAGCACAAGCAATAGTCCACGAATGACAAGCTTTGCTGAGCGACGAGACAACAGGAGGCGACATCCTGCTGCTCCTGGTGAGGAGTCGACATCTACTCCAACCCAAGGAACTCCAGGAACTCCGGGAACTCCGGGAACTCCACATACACCCTCAACCCCAGCTGGTGCACCTGGCCATCAGGACAGCACAGGTCCCAGATGCCCTGAACCAGGCTCTGAGGCCTGGGAGTTGGGTGCTCGTCTGGAGGAAAAACGGAAAAGCATTGAAGCACAAAAAAGGCGCATTGAAGCCATATTtgcaaaacacagacagaggctTGGAAAAAATGCTTTCCTTCAACTGAAAAGAGAgcaaggagagggaggagggcaGGCAGCGGAGGAGGATAGTCTCACCCTGGAGGAGCGCCTTACCCAGATGGAGGAGCAACtaaaacaggaagaagaaaaggaaaaaaaggaggaagaaaaagatgGCGATAAGGAGAAAGAGAATCCATCTGTTTCCAATCCACCGCGATTAGAGAAGCAGGTCACTTTCTCTATTGATAGTAAAAAGggaacagaaaaagagaaagcagGTGAAGCTGTTTTTGTGGAATACAATGAAGTGGTGAATAAACTGAGTGAAGCCCTGCAGTCACTGCAGAAGGACATGCAGAAACTCACAgatcagcaacagcagctcatGAGCAACCAAAGACCTAGAAATAACCACAAGACCACTCCAAAATCAACACTTAGAAGTAACATCCAAACACCACCTAAAACTCCTCCACACACTCCAACAAAGACCCCACCAAGAACCCCGACAAAGACTCCGACCAGGAGCACCAGTAAAGGCTGGGTAATCCCTACTAATCCCAATGTCCCCACTGCTTCTTCTCCGTCACGACGATCTAACATTCATTCCTTGTCCACCTCTCCAAAAACGGCCATCTCTTCCTCTTGCCCCGCCCCTCGCACAAAGATTCACTCCTCCACACCTCGCAGCCCCAAACACCACCAGCGTCtgcaaaatcagcgcccccatCCACGGCCTTCTGAACTCAAGTTCCCTCCACTCAACCGTGTCTTGGCTCCGACCCAGACTGTGGACACTCTCCCCCACTTACGGCGTGTGTCGCCCAGCAAATGTCAGGTtcagacctcctcctccttccgtATTGGTGGCCCCCAGACTCCTCAGGCATCTCCTCAGCCTGCTCAGCAACTACAGCCTGATGAGAGCACATCAGAAACAGGCTCCAGTGAAACACCAACCCAATTTAGTctggagctggagcaggagcaggaggacgtGGAGGCTGTTGGAGCGCTGCCGGCCCCTTCACAGACCAGACAAGGTCATCCCAGGGCTGCTTGTGGCAGCAGCTCTGGTGCTCCATCAGAGTGCTCATTTGAGAGTGAGACtttgtccctctctgctgcataCAGCACAGGAGGTGAAGGGGGGAGAGATGGTGGTGCAGGGAATCGCTGCAGCCTGATTGAGGTATCGCTGTCATCTCTTGGAGGGCCTGAGGGGGGCAGTGATGAACCAACAGATGAGGGGCATGAATTCTCCTCTGATTCTATGAGTGATCACACTGAATCTGCTGCAGAACCAGTGAGGAGGCTCACCCCAGAACCCCTCGATCCTATAGAGCAGCTGAATCTTGGAGCAGAAGTTACAGACTCtccagaagaaaaaacagaatccAAAGACGATGcaagacaaacacagatgttGGAACCAAGTGCCGAACAAAATGAGCAAGAAACCAAAGGAGGAATAGGATTCTTCTTTAAG GATGAGGAGTTGTATCATGAAGGGGAGATGGCCCAGCGTAAAGCTCTTCTACTGGAAAGACAACAAAGGAGaacagaggagatgaagaagaggagacagTGGCTCGAGCAAGAAAGGGAAAACAG ACCTACATCTTCAGACAAGAGAGTAGCGTCTCCTTCAAATACACCACCGGCAGGCACCACCTCCCCTTCCCCTACTCCTCCTGCTACTCCAGGGGGCCGTTGGGGGGATTTCACACGAGGGGAGTACGCGCTGCGACATCAGCTTAAGATCATGGATGACCTGGACAAAATGATGCGGCAGAAATCTTCCAATCAGGGACGATCTTCAGCAAAGAAAACCCGCTCTCGGCCTCGAAGCATGACCAGGGAGGAAACTAAGCTGTCATTGAGTCCAGCCAAAGGAACCACGG ggTCTAAGTTGAACAAAGTGTACTCTCACTCCTCCCTCACCTTGGCAGCAACGGATGAGCCAGGAAACGTTGGGAGTGACCACACTAAGAAACCCCAAAG cagccGCCACGATTCACCTTCAAGATGTGTGACACCGAGTAAACTGGCCAATCAGAGCGGAGAAAATGACGGGGAGAGTGGTTCTAACGGAGCGTCACCGGCCCTAGAATACACAG GTCCAAAGCTCTTCAAAGAACCAAGCTTCAAGTCCAACAAATTTATCATTAATAACGCACTCTCTCGCTGCTGCCTGGCGGGAAAGGTCAAcgagacacagaaaaacaagataGTCGAG GAGATAGAGAAGAGTCCTGCCAACcacttcctcatcctcttccgTGATTCCAGCTGCCAGTTCAGAGGTGTTTACACCATGAACCCTGACTCTCAGGAGCTGGTGCGACTGGCCGGAGTGGGTCCCCGGACAATCGGCTCCACCCAGGTGGAGTCCATCTACAAATACAGCTCGGACAGGAAGCAGTTTAGTGCCATCCCTTCAAAAACTATGGGCATGAGTGTGGATGCCTTCACCATCCCCGGCCATCTTTggcatggaggaggaggagcagcaggaggaggaagcaggagagcAAGCATTACTAAGAAGGCGGTTATTACCAAGTGA
- the LOC122770595 gene encoding calmodulin-regulated spectrin-associated protein 3-like isoform X4 — protein sequence MVDSPSAMKKTFSVPEIKPLDQYDFNRAKIRASVRWLLSKSYASAENIPVELREPLYKDQYEQEHLKPAVSKLLLTPEIYCRASQGSPADTSALLQYLIRKGFTPKVQDVDVTEEDLCSVPLKLKCHLALIDSMMSLAAKETVGQVKMALEAEQMGVGAPWENALLFWVNMLNQKLRESTEEDEPLKSQSCTDLQPAQETCQSNRWYWKLVPIRYRKDKVQSKLTPTFPLVSAVKDLSNGCAVAAVLHFYCPSLLPLEDVCLKDTMSVADSVYNLQLIKEFCETNLQNSCSLAVEDLLYAPPVLHLNIMNFIAELLDWFEVKKPDFVQPIQPIDLIDVSRFLDCTSPVSGNSNSGSPSFIFKHPFVPISSPVSPENKSWTKKQISRPLSAVTFSIPFGLDSDVDIVMGNPIDSVFHSVSTDNLTTGIPAMTRVPYSPPEDLSHLVSASAPMQRSSWGPYAQTAPLGELPTIEEALQVVHTPNSKGVKKVRIPEKGGGVFGGRPEPRLRPEGAPAGFFLHCPEEDNPQLSSSAPSRSGILYRPVGGGVGGTEKQGRAERRERSGRSSDMSRDDDSVLRDGSVDSSEASDDTPRNAPGNIRPSSGHQGNHSTSNSPRMTSFAERRDNRRRHPAAPGEESTSTPTQGTPGTPGTPGTPHTPSTPAGAPGHQDSTGPRCPEPGSEAWELGARLEEKRKSIEAQKRRIEAIFAKHRQRLGKNAFLQLKREQGEGGGQAAEEDSLTLEERLTQMEEQLKQEEEKEKKEEEKDGDKEKENPSVSNPPRLEKQVTFSIDSKKGTEKEKAGEAVFVEYNEVVNKLSEALQSLQKDMQKLTDQQQQLMSNQRPRNNHKTTPKSTLRSNIQTPPKTPPHTPTKTPPRTPTKTPTRSTSKGWVIPTNPNVPTASSPSRRSNIHSLSTSPKTAISSSCPAPRTKIHSSTPRSPKHHQRLQNQRPHPRPSELKFPPLNRVLAPTQTVDTLPHLRRVSPSKCQVQTSSSFRIGGPQTPQASPQPAQQLQPDESTSETGSSETPTQFSLELEQEQEDVEAVGALPAPSQTRQGHPRAACGSSSGAPSECSFESETLSLSAAYSTGGEGGRDGGAGNRCSLIEVSLSSLGGPEGGSDEPTDEGHEFSSDSMSDHTESAAEPVRRLTPEPLDPIEQLNLGAEVTDSPEEKTESKDDARQTQMLEPSAEQNEQETKGGIGFFFKDEELYHEGEMAQRKALLLERQQRRTEEMKKRRQWLEQERENRPTSSDKRVASPSNTPPAGTTSPSPTPPATPGGRWGDFTRGEYALRHQLKIMDDLDKMMRQKSSNQGRSSAKKTRSRPRSMTREETKLSLSPAKGTTGSKLNKVYSHSSLTLAATDEPGNVGSDHTKKPQSRHDSPSRCVTPSKLANQSGENDGESGSNGASPALEYTGPKLFKEPSFKSNKFIINNALSRCCLAGKVNETQKNKIVEEIEKSPANHFLILFRDSSCQFRGVYTMNPDSQELVRLAGVGPRTIGSTQVESIYKYSSDRKQFSAIPSKTMGMSVDAFTIPGHLWHGGGGAAGGGSRRASITKKAVITK from the exons ATGGTGGACTCTCCCAGCGCGATGAAGAAGACCTTCTCGGTGCCGGAGATCAAACCTTTGGACCAGTACGACTTTAACCGGGCCAAGATCCGCGCCAGTGTCCGGTGGCTGCTGTCGAAGTCTTACGCCTCTGCAG AAAACATTCCTGTGGAGTTGCGGGAGCCACTTTACAAGGACCAGTATGAACAAGAGCACCTTAAGCCGGCTGTCTCCAAGCTGCTTCTCACCCCGGAGATCTACTGCCGAGCGTCGCAGGGGTCACCTGCCGACACCTCCGCCCTCCTGCAGTACCTCATTAGAAAAGGTTTCACTCCAAAGGTCCAGGATGTCGATGTCACAGAGGAAGATCTCTGCAGTGTTCCCCTCAAGTTG AAATGCCACCTTGCTCTGATTGACTCTATGATGTCACTGGCTGCCAAAGAGACAGTCGGTCAGGTGAAGATGGCGCTGGAGGCGGAGCAGATGGGCGTCGGGGCTCCGTGGGAGAACGCTCTGCTGTTCTGGGTCAACATG CTAAACCAGAAGCTGAGAGAAAGCACAGAGGAAGACGAGCCTCTCAAGTCACAGTCGTGTACAGATCTGCAGCCTGCTCAGGAAacg TGTCAGTCCAACCGCTGGTACTGGAAACTAGTCCCC ATCCGTTATAGGAAAGATAAAGTGCAGTCGAAGCTGACGCCTACTTTCCCCCTGGTTTCTGCGGTCAAAGATCTGTCTAATGGCTGCGCTGTAGCTGCTGTGTTGCACTTTTACTGCCCGAGCTTGCTGCCTCTAGAGG ATGTTTGTCTGAAGGACACCATGTCGGTGGCCGACAGTGTTTACAACCTGCAGCTGATCAAAGAGTTCTGTGAGACCAATTTACAGAACTCATGCTCCCTCGCTGTGGAGGACCTGCTCTACGCTCCACCAGTTCTTCAC cTGAACATCATGAACTTCATAGCAGAGCTGCTGGACTGGTTTGAGGTCAAGAAGCCTGATTTTGTCCAGCCCATACAACCCATCGACCTCATAG ATGTCTCAAGGTTCCTGGACTGCACAAGTCCTGTCAGTGGGAACAGTAACAG TGGTTCTCCGTCTTTTATCTTCAAACATCCCTTTGTGCCAATCTCATCACCAGTGTCACCGG AGAACAAAAGTTggacaaagaaacaaatcag TCGTCCTCTGTCAGCAGTGACTTTCAGCATCCCATTTGGCCTCGACAGTGATGTTGACATTGTCATGGGAAATCCAATAGATTCTGTCTTTCACTCTGTCAGCACTGACAACCTAACCACCGGCATCCCTGCAATGACTCGTGTCCCATACAGCCCTCCAGAGGACCTCAGCCACCTGGTCAGTGCATCAGCCCCAATGCAGAGGTCTTCCTGGGGACCTTATGCACAAACGGCACCACTAGGAGAGCTGCCAACTATTGAGGAGGCACTACAGGTGGTGCACACTCCCAACAGCAAAGGCGTGAAGAAGGTAAGGATACCAGAAAAAGGTGGAGGGGTGTTTGGAGGAAGGCCGGAGCCCAGGTTACGTCCTGAGGGAGCCCCTGCTGGTTTCTTCCTGCACTGCCCGGAGGAAGATAATCCTCAGCTCAGTAGCTCTGCTCCCAGTCGCTCTGGAATTCTCTACCGGCCTGTTGGAGGAGGGGTGGGTGGTACAGAAAAGCAAGGAAGGGCAGAGAGGAGGGAGCGATCAGGGCGGAGCTCTGATATGTCACGTGATGATGACTCTGTTCTAAGAGATGGCAGTGTTGACTCCTCTGAAGCATCGGATGATACCCCCAGAAATGCCCCGGGTAATATACGACCTAGTAGTGGTCACCAAGGAAACCACAGCACAAGCAATAGTCCACGAATGACAAGCTTTGCTGAGCGACGAGACAACAGGAGGCGACATCCTGCTGCTCCTGGTGAGGAGTCGACATCTACTCCAACCCAAGGAACTCCAGGAACTCCGGGAACTCCGGGAACTCCACATACACCCTCAACCCCAGCTGGTGCACCTGGCCATCAGGACAGCACAGGTCCCAGATGCCCTGAACCAGGCTCTGAGGCCTGGGAGTTGGGTGCTCGTCTGGAGGAAAAACGGAAAAGCATTGAAGCACAAAAAAGGCGCATTGAAGCCATATTtgcaaaacacagacagaggctTGGAAAAAATGCTTTCCTTCAACTGAAAAGAGAgcaaggagagggaggagggcaGGCAGCGGAGGAGGATAGTCTCACCCTGGAGGAGCGCCTTACCCAGATGGAGGAGCAACtaaaacaggaagaagaaaaggaaaaaaaggaggaagaaaaagatgGCGATAAGGAGAAAGAGAATCCATCTGTTTCCAATCCACCGCGATTAGAGAAGCAGGTCACTTTCTCTATTGATAGTAAAAAGggaacagaaaaagagaaagcagGTGAAGCTGTTTTTGTGGAATACAATGAAGTGGTGAATAAACTGAGTGAAGCCCTGCAGTCACTGCAGAAGGACATGCAGAAACTCACAgatcagcaacagcagctcatGAGCAACCAAAGACCTAGAAATAACCACAAGACCACTCCAAAATCAACACTTAGAAGTAACATCCAAACACCACCTAAAACTCCTCCACACACTCCAACAAAGACCCCACCAAGAACCCCGACAAAGACTCCGACCAGGAGCACCAGTAAAGGCTGGGTAATCCCTACTAATCCCAATGTCCCCACTGCTTCTTCTCCGTCACGACGATCTAACATTCATTCCTTGTCCACCTCTCCAAAAACGGCCATCTCTTCCTCTTGCCCCGCCCCTCGCACAAAGATTCACTCCTCCACACCTCGCAGCCCCAAACACCACCAGCGTCtgcaaaatcagcgcccccatCCACGGCCTTCTGAACTCAAGTTCCCTCCACTCAACCGTGTCTTGGCTCCGACCCAGACTGTGGACACTCTCCCCCACTTACGGCGTGTGTCGCCCAGCAAATGTCAGGTtcagacctcctcctccttccgtATTGGTGGCCCCCAGACTCCTCAGGCATCTCCTCAGCCTGCTCAGCAACTACAGCCTGATGAGAGCACATCAGAAACAGGCTCCAGTGAAACACCAACCCAATTTAGTctggagctggagcaggagcaggaggacgtGGAGGCTGTTGGAGCGCTGCCGGCCCCTTCACAGACCAGACAAGGTCATCCCAGGGCTGCTTGTGGCAGCAGCTCTGGTGCTCCATCAGAGTGCTCATTTGAGAGTGAGACtttgtccctctctgctgcataCAGCACAGGAGGTGAAGGGGGGAGAGATGGTGGTGCAGGGAATCGCTGCAGCCTGATTGAGGTATCGCTGTCATCTCTTGGAGGGCCTGAGGGGGGCAGTGATGAACCAACAGATGAGGGGCATGAATTCTCCTCTGATTCTATGAGTGATCACACTGAATCTGCTGCAGAACCAGTGAGGAGGCTCACCCCAGAACCCCTCGATCCTATAGAGCAGCTGAATCTTGGAGCAGAAGTTACAGACTCtccagaagaaaaaacagaatccAAAGACGATGcaagacaaacacagatgttGGAACCAAGTGCCGAACAAAATGAGCAAGAAACCAAAGGAGGAATAGGATTCTTCTTTAAG GATGAGGAGTTGTATCATGAAGGGGAGATGGCCCAGCGTAAAGCTCTTCTACTGGAAAGACAACAAAGGAGaacagaggagatgaagaagaggagacagTGGCTCGAGCAAGAAAGGGAAAACAG ACCTACATCTTCAGACAAGAGAGTAGCGTCTCCTTCAAATACACCACCGGCAGGCACCACCTCCCCTTCCCCTACTCCTCCTGCTACTCCAGGGGGCCGTTGGGGGGATTTCACACGAGGGGAGTACGCGCTGCGACATCAGCTTAAGATCATGGATGACCTGGACAAAATGATGCGGCAGAAATCTTCCAATCAGGGACGATCTTCAGCAAAGAAAACCCGCTCTCGGCCTCGAAGCATGACCAGGGAGGAAACTAAGCTGTCATTGAGTCCAGCCAAAGGAACCACGG ggTCTAAGTTGAACAAAGTGTACTCTCACTCCTCCCTCACCTTGGCAGCAACGGATGAGCCAGGAAACGTTGGGAGTGACCACACTAAGAAACCCCAAAG ccGCCACGATTCACCTTCAAGATGTGTGACACCGAGTAAACTGGCCAATCAGAGCGGAGAAAATGACGGGGAGAGTGGTTCTAACGGAGCGTCACCGGCCCTAGAATACACAG GTCCAAAGCTCTTCAAAGAACCAAGCTTCAAGTCCAACAAATTTATCATTAATAACGCACTCTCTCGCTGCTGCCTGGCGGGAAAGGTCAAcgagacacagaaaaacaagataGTCGAG GAGATAGAGAAGAGTCCTGCCAACcacttcctcatcctcttccgTGATTCCAGCTGCCAGTTCAGAGGTGTTTACACCATGAACCCTGACTCTCAGGAGCTGGTGCGACTGGCCGGAGTGGGTCCCCGGACAATCGGCTCCACCCAGGTGGAGTCCATCTACAAATACAGCTCGGACAGGAAGCAGTTTAGTGCCATCCCTTCAAAAACTATGGGCATGAGTGTGGATGCCTTCACCATCCCCGGCCATCTTTggcatggaggaggaggagcagcaggaggaggaagcaggagagcAAGCATTACTAAGAAGGCGGTTATTACCAAGTGA